Proteins from one Bombus pascuorum chromosome 15, iyBomPasc1.1, whole genome shotgun sequence genomic window:
- the LOC132914943 gene encoding uncharacterized protein LOC132914943 isoform X2 encodes MAHTLQMNRTFNAFQMSHKPEITSYKKHIRLKKSMVLPDDTLEYWGFYLLEGSSVALSVCSRFEGASILVVKGERNLRTCGMLEHHNTQIAEGIFLPEAKKQVKVTFKSNAEQINSNNTIIHNNYNETLNNIEDKLLWDHTLNDTDQNIGAHYSYLNGFMSNMENYEEEAKELLQDKNIQHITRSLEKETIHTTRRLRHARKRQYKKQMKETRKNITLQERKKAQKNLKMNSYFKRDIYNKYSLFLKRLQRSLNLEDNGKGDINNKMNVQNKKESKKRIKRNQGVVNPTLLFDQGVQHGGNAGNVTNTDKDSSVSSFENELFKCYGGSILMTQEFAPSEKCTDVTYLLNGKHMQAVHNVIEDGYYYYIFYSDNDIVSNDIYALFDIYKPIFHYENITNSCINQTICSFSINMLSSDRVIVEIPTKDSLEYEIDDVNLLLSICHPRMEVYIIFPVAVLFFILTCAFM; translated from the exons ATG gCACATACTTTACAAATGAATAGAACATTTAATGCATTTCAAATGTCGCACAAACCAGAAATAACTTCATATAAAAAACATATACGTCTTAAAAAAAGTATGGTTTTACCAGATGATACATTGGAGTACTGGGGATTTTATCTCCTAGAAGGATCAAGTGTGGCACTTTCTGTGTGCTCAAG aTTTGAAGGTGCTTCTATACTTGTTGTTAAGGGAGAACGAAATTTGCGAACATGTGGAATGTTAGAGCATCACAATACACAAATTGCGGAGGGTATATTTTTACCAGAAGCAAAAAAACAAGTTAAAGTAACATTTAAATCAAATGCAGAacaaattaattctaataatacTATTATACATAACAATTACaatgaaacattaaataacattgaaGATAAATTGTTATGGGATCATACATTGAACGATACTGATCAAAATATTGGGGCTCACTATTCTTATTTAAATGGTTTCATGTctaatatggaaaattatgaagaagaagcaaaagaattattacaggataaaaatattcaacataTTACAAGGTCTCTGGAAAAAGAAACTATACATACTACCAGAAGATTAAGACATGCTAGGAAGAGACAGTATAAAAAgcaaatgaaagaaacaagaaaaaatattacattacaggaaagaaaaaaagcacaaaaaaatcttaaaatgaattcttattttaaaagagatatatataataaatacagtttatttttaaaaagattacaAAGAAGCTTGAATTTAGAAGATAATGGAAAAGGtgatattaataacaaaatgaatgtgcaaaataaaaaagaatcaaaAAAAAGGATCAAAAGAAATCAAGGGGTTGTTAACCCAACACTTTTATTTGATCAAGGTGTTCAACATGGTGGAAATGCAGGAAATGTAACAAATACTGATAAGGATTCTTCTGTATCCAGTTTTGAAAATGAGTTATTTAAATGTTACGGGGGATCAATTTTAATGACTCAAGAATTTGCACCTTCTGAAAAATGCACTGATGTCACTTATTTACTGAATGGCAAACATATGCAAGCTGTGCACAATGTCATAGAAGATggttactattattatatcttttatagcGATAATGATATCGTATCAAATGACATATATgcattatttgatatttataaaccCATTTTTCATTATGAGAATATAACAAATTCCTGTATAAATCAAACAATATGTtccttttcaattaatatgCTATCTTCTGATAGAGTAATTGTTGAAATACCAACTAAAGATAGTCTTGAATACGAAATAGATGATGTTAATCTgcttttatcaatttgtcatcCACGAATGGAAGTGTATATAATCTTTCCTGTTGCagtattattctttattcttacTTGTGCTTTCATGtaa
- the LOC132914943 gene encoding uncharacterized protein LOC132914943 isoform X1 — translation MHGIKRILVFCTLTTILPILLLVTPLYLRHNFYANVAYAVTDSDILEITDGISTIFCSAHTLQMNRTFNAFQMSHKPEITSYKKHIRLKKSMVLPDDTLEYWGFYLLEGSSVALSVCSRFEGASILVVKGERNLRTCGMLEHHNTQIAEGIFLPEAKKQVKVTFKSNAEQINSNNTIIHNNYNETLNNIEDKLLWDHTLNDTDQNIGAHYSYLNGFMSNMENYEEEAKELLQDKNIQHITRSLEKETIHTTRRLRHARKRQYKKQMKETRKNITLQERKKAQKNLKMNSYFKRDIYNKYSLFLKRLQRSLNLEDNGKGDINNKMNVQNKKESKKRIKRNQGVVNPTLLFDQGVQHGGNAGNVTNTDKDSSVSSFENELFKCYGGSILMTQEFAPSEKCTDVTYLLNGKHMQAVHNVIEDGYYYYIFYSDNDIVSNDIYALFDIYKPIFHYENITNSCINQTICSFSINMLSSDRVIVEIPTKDSLEYEIDDVNLLLSICHPRMEVYIIFPVAVLFFILTCAFM, via the exons ATGCATGGCATCAAGAGAATATTAGTTTTCTGTACATTAACAACCATTTTACCAATTCTACTTCTTGTGACACCATTATATTTACGTCATAATTTCTATGCCAATGTAGCATATGCTGTAACGGACTCTGATATCTTGGAAATTACAGATGGTATTTCTACAATATTTTGCTCT gCACATACTTTACAAATGAATAGAACATTTAATGCATTTCAAATGTCGCACAAACCAGAAATAACTTCATATAAAAAACATATACGTCTTAAAAAAAGTATGGTTTTACCAGATGATACATTGGAGTACTGGGGATTTTATCTCCTAGAAGGATCAAGTGTGGCACTTTCTGTGTGCTCAAG aTTTGAAGGTGCTTCTATACTTGTTGTTAAGGGAGAACGAAATTTGCGAACATGTGGAATGTTAGAGCATCACAATACACAAATTGCGGAGGGTATATTTTTACCAGAAGCAAAAAAACAAGTTAAAGTAACATTTAAATCAAATGCAGAacaaattaattctaataatacTATTATACATAACAATTACaatgaaacattaaataacattgaaGATAAATTGTTATGGGATCATACATTGAACGATACTGATCAAAATATTGGGGCTCACTATTCTTATTTAAATGGTTTCATGTctaatatggaaaattatgaagaagaagcaaaagaattattacaggataaaaatattcaacataTTACAAGGTCTCTGGAAAAAGAAACTATACATACTACCAGAAGATTAAGACATGCTAGGAAGAGACAGTATAAAAAgcaaatgaaagaaacaagaaaaaatattacattacaggaaagaaaaaaagcacaaaaaaatcttaaaatgaattcttattttaaaagagatatatataataaatacagtttatttttaaaaagattacaAAGAAGCTTGAATTTAGAAGATAATGGAAAAGGtgatattaataacaaaatgaatgtgcaaaataaaaaagaatcaaaAAAAAGGATCAAAAGAAATCAAGGGGTTGTTAACCCAACACTTTTATTTGATCAAGGTGTTCAACATGGTGGAAATGCAGGAAATGTAACAAATACTGATAAGGATTCTTCTGTATCCAGTTTTGAAAATGAGTTATTTAAATGTTACGGGGGATCAATTTTAATGACTCAAGAATTTGCACCTTCTGAAAAATGCACTGATGTCACTTATTTACTGAATGGCAAACATATGCAAGCTGTGCACAATGTCATAGAAGATggttactattattatatcttttatagcGATAATGATATCGTATCAAATGACATATATgcattatttgatatttataaaccCATTTTTCATTATGAGAATATAACAAATTCCTGTATAAATCAAACAATATGTtccttttcaattaatatgCTATCTTCTGATAGAGTAATTGTTGAAATACCAACTAAAGATAGTCTTGAATACGAAATAGATGATGTTAATCTgcttttatcaatttgtcatcCACGAATGGAAGTGTATATAATCTTTCCTGTTGCagtattattctttattcttacTTGTGCTTTCATGtaa
- the LOC132914950 gene encoding activating signal cointegrator 1 complex subunit 1, which produces MDILKPELIWVDGRCYRVLENIERTDARDVPPYFEDNNYHLDDKDSEDEYYDTDIEIVPYGSTKFKHTFRVPKAFFPYIIGAKHAVRKRLESETRTLIQIPKLGQDGDIVIIGSDRKGIITARRRINLLMEATRKKLEFTHFLSIPLNEGHIIMKFNMFKNEVLTNSGKQSRGVDETIFQTPSKLHLTIGLMTLLDETERNKAIEALNYCNEHIVRPTIEKYGQIPIHLQGIDIMHDDPSEAKVIYAKLVNKTEVLQKIVDEIVDYYVKIGLIIKSKRQTNKLHLTLMNTKFQINEEERNSKNFITFDAREILKAHENTTFGETILKQIHISQRHTIGSNGYYLATAKINLLEGL; this is translated from the exons atgGATATTCTGAAACCCGAATTAATTTGGGTAGATGGCCGATGTTATAGagtattagaaaatattgaacGGACGGATGCTCGCGACGTTCCTCCTTACTTCGAAGACAATAATTACCATTTGGATGACAAAGATTCTGAGGATGAATATTACGATACAGATATAGAAATTGTACCATATGGATcaacaaaatttaaacataCATTTCGTGTAccaaa AGCCTTTTTTCCATATATTATTGGAGCTAAACATGCAGTACGTAAAAGATTAGAAAGTGAAACTAGAACGTTAATACAAATCCCAAAATTGGGCCAAGATGGAGATATtg TAATAATTGGTTCTGACCGCAAGGGAATAATAACTGCACGtcgaagaataaatttattaatggaAGCAACTAGgaagaaattagaatttacaCACTTTTTATCAATACCTTTAAATGAAGGTCATATAATAATGAAgtttaatatgtttaaaaatgaaGTCCTGACAAATTCAGGAAAACAATCCAGAGGTGTGgatgaaacaattttccaaaCACCAAGTAAATTACATCTTACTATTGGTTTAATGACATTACTTgatgaaacagaaagaaataaagctATAGAAGCTTTAAATTATTGTAACGAGCATATTGTAAG acctactattgaaaaatatggaCAAATTCCTATACACTTACAAGGAATTGATATAATGCATGATGATCCTAGTGAAGCAAAAGTTATATATGCAAAGCTAGTTAATAAAACTGAGGTTTTGCAAAAGATAGTAGATGAAATTGTAGACTATTATGTCAAGATAG GTTTAATAATCAAAAGTAAACGTCAGACAAACAAACTGCATTTAACTCTTatgaatacaaaatttcaaataaatgaagaagaaagaaatagtaaAAACTTTATAACATTTGATGCAAGAGAAATATTGaag GCTCATGAAAATACAACTTTTGGCGAAAccatattaaaacaaattcaCATATCGCAACGTCATACAATTGGTAGTAATGGATACTATCTAGCAACTGCAAAAATTAATCTACTTGAAGGTTTATAA